A single region of the Longimicrobium sp. genome encodes:
- a CDS encoding putative toxin-antitoxin system toxin component, PIN family: protein MTPIDVVLDTNVIVSGLRSGTGASFAVLGLLGDPRMRLHLSGPLVYEYEDVVKRPWMKLPFSLDELDEFLDALLVVGHLHEIHYSLRPQLSDPDDDLVLEAAVAGGCQYIVTHNVRDFAGAERFGVRAITPGRFLEILGEAR, encoded by the coding sequence ATGACTCCCATCGACGTCGTCCTCGATACGAACGTGATCGTCTCTGGGCTGCGTTCCGGCACCGGGGCTTCGTTTGCCGTTCTCGGTCTGCTCGGCGATCCGCGCATGCGTCTGCACCTGTCGGGACCGCTGGTGTATGAATACGAAGACGTGGTGAAGCGGCCGTGGATGAAGCTACCGTTCTCTCTCGATGAGCTTGACGAGTTTCTCGACGCGCTCCTGGTGGTTGGGCATCTCCACGAGATCCATTATTCTTTGCGGCCGCAGCTTTCTGACCCCGACGACGATCTCGTACTGGAGGCTGCGGTCGCGGGTGGGTGCCAGTACATCGTTACTCACAACGTGAGAGATTTCGCCGGAGCGGAGCGGTTCGGAGTCCGTGCAATCACTCCGGGTCGGTTCCTCGAGATTCTGGGAGAAGCGCGATGA
- a CDS encoding ribbon-helix-helix protein, CopG family codes for MSTVSFRLPDSMLKKIKELADRDGISVDEFLAAAATDRIAALTSEDLKRRAARGSREKLQRILDRVPHVPPDPGDEL; via the coding sequence ATGAGTACTGTGAGTTTCCGGCTACCGGATTCGATGCTCAAGAAGATCAAGGAGCTGGCGGACAGGGATGGAATCTCGGTGGACGAGTTCCTTGCCGCCGCCGCTACCGACAGGATCGCGGCTCTCACGAGCGAGGACCTGAAGCGGCGAGCCGCGCGTGGCAGCCGCGAGAAGCTCCAGCGCATCCTCGACCGCGTCCCTCACGTGCCGCCGGATCCGGGCGACGAGCTCTGA
- the rpsO gene encoding 30S ribosomal protein S15 — protein sequence MAMTAENRNEIIQKYQLHEGDRGSAKVQIALLTARINDLTGHFRTHKKDHHSRRGLLKMVGKRRRLLDYLRRNDLEGYRALISDLGLRH from the coding sequence ATGGCGATGACCGCCGAGAACCGGAACGAGATCATCCAGAAGTACCAGCTCCACGAGGGCGACCGCGGCTCCGCCAAGGTGCAGATCGCGCTGCTGACCGCGCGCATCAACGACCTGACGGGCCACTTCCGCACCCACAAGAAGGACCACCACTCGCGCCGCGGCCTGCTGAAGATGGTCGGCAAGCGCCGCCGCCTGCTGGACTACCTGCGCCGCAACGACCTGGAGGGCTACCGCGCCCTCATCTCCGACCTGGGGCTGCGCCACTGA